AGACCTGAATGGCAAGCAGAATCTgtatcatgattttttttccaatgaagtTTCAAAACTGAAATTCTTTCCATACATATTCTGGAGGATGTCAATTGCTGGTTCTAACTCATACTCAGTATTAATGTGATTTTATTAATTGAAGCACTATTCAAGAATGgttttggcaaaagaaaagggaaaaatcatTTGTAATTGTTTCCTGCGTTTGTCTTAATGATTCAGAAACCTAGcaattcttcctttcttcctgttaTCCCTTTGTCAAGGACACTTACATTAGAGTGCAGAGTTAAACATTATTTATAATCTACCaagattttatatttttcttctttgttgtaCACTCATGAATTAGAGAAAGCACAGCACAGACTACAATTCAAAAATGAGAGCCTTTGTGCTGAATCTTATgatatttcggtgccaggtcaaaaccttcctgttgcaggaggtttttaattaaaataatatcaactgtatgtcctgatggcaatttttagagcactgtatttttaattttaattgttttatcattttatctttttactgtttttaaattgttgtaagccactcagaaacctttgggtagtgtgggtggcatataagttaaataaataaataaaataaatatgtaatgtGCAGTTTTTTTCTTGGCAGTGTAAAGTTTTGCttatgtgtgttttctttctcattctgGTAGACTGAAGGAGTCACCAAGCGATTGGCGGAAAGAAatgattttgtgttgtttttatttacattgatGACAAACAAGAAGACATTTCTACAAACAGCCACACTTATTGAAGACATCCTAGGCATGAAAAAGGTTTGTTGGTAGTATTTTCTTCAGCAATCAGTTTTTATCATGAAGTTTATTAGTTATCCCAAAGGGTACAATCTTCAGGACTtctgaggaagaggaaaaaaagaaaagctttatCATAATGATGCTAATACCTTGAGTCTATTTGGATTTGCATTTGCAAAACTGGTTTACAACATGATGCTTTATTTTGGACATAAAGTTGGAACATATTAGATATTTTGAGACATGGTTTGATGCAACGTAAACTGATAAATGACTGCATGTACCTGATCTGATTAGCTTTGTAAGCATGAGAAAAGAACAAAGCATTCAAGAGGGGCTAGAAATACCAAAACTTGGAAACAATTATTTCCATATTGTTTCAGAGGGAATATAATTTtgaagtagccatgttaatctctTCAAACATatcaaaccaaaaacaaacaagagaaaaaaaacattgtggcaccttaaagactagttgCTATATTTTAtatcttatgtctgaggaagtggacttggtccatgaaagctcacattaaaagacGGAATACATGAGTctatttaagaaaaaaaggctTTTTATACAGAATATTGGAGGGTCTTGGCTTAAGGtcttttgaaggaaatgaaggtGGGCCATTAACGTAAAACACACACCGGCAAGAAATCTGTTTACACAGACACATTctcatttttaaacaaaataatcttTTGGGGGGTGTCCATATGAGGCCTAGGGGTTTAAAAAGTGGCCTTGGGGACACATACAGACCACATAATTCCCATCCATAATCTGAGAGCAAATAGTTTTGGAAGTGAAGTGTTTTATTCTAAATTAAGTGGTGAATTGAAAGAGTACAATCTAGACCTGGAAGAATTCTGGAAGATAAGGCTTGTTAAATATCAACAtgtcatttgtttctttttaggaAATGATTCAATTAGAAGATATCCCAAATCTCTCCAGTCTAGTTTCTAGCTTTGACCAGCAGCAGCTTGCAAACTTCTGCAGGATTCTCGCAGTTACAATTTCAGAGCTTGACACAGGCAGTGATGATAAACATACACTTCTTGCAAAAAAtgctcagcagaaaaaaaatttgGGCCCTTCTCGAGCAGAAATTAATCAAGGTAAAATATCTCACATCCGACATCAAGCACTCCAAACAAAGATACTCAGAAAATGGATAGGCTAGCAAGAAATGTGTTTGATTTCAATTTGCAAGCTATGCAAGAGACTGAAAAAACGTTTGGGGAGTGCAAATGACAGTCTTCAATTGCTTGAAAGCTTAGAAGTCAGAATTGAAATCTCATCTAAATTTCTCACAGTCTTGCTTGCAATGATCCATTGAAGAAACAATTTAGTTTTTTTGGTTCTATCATATAGGTGAAAACAAACTTCTTTCTTCTAATAGTACATGGAATTTTTAATGGtttagtgttttaaaatgtttctctgTTTCTTGTTATAGCTACCCTTCTCAACATACCAGGCTTCATTGAGAGGTTATGTAAACTAGCAACCAGAAAAGTATCAGAAACAACTGGAACATCAAGTTTTCTTCAGGAGTTGGAAGAGTGGTACACCTGGCTAGATAATGCACTTGTACTTGATGCACTAATGCGTGTGGCAGATGAGGAGACAGAGCAAAGCAGCACAGGTACCTACATTGAATGGCCTAGTATCTTCTTAGTTTTATCACTACTATATCTGAGAGCAAACTGTTCAAAAATAAATCCTATAGGATGTTTTAAGAACCTTGTGAAAAACATTGATATGGTATATCCTGAGAAAGTTGTTGAAAGTTGAAAGATTCAAGTAGCTTTTCATTCAGTAGCTATGCACTGATGACATATGTTCTGAAAAATAAATGCTGCCTTAACCCTTGCACTGTGCCTGAATAGGCATACTGGtgtatattgtatatttttgCAGTTGCATTTCTAGTGAGAGCCAGTAtcttctttctgtttagccaAGTATACAAGTGTACACATACGTTTTAAAGGCTTAATATGGCTCCTGCACattaaaggaaatatttatgactgtacagtggtgcctcgcatagcgatcacttcgttttacgacaaaatcactttgcgacgcattttgtgcgatcgcaaaagcgattgctttgcgatggtccttatgggggaatttcgctttgcgatgatcggttccctgtttcaggcaccgatcaccgcaaagcgatgatttgtttaacagctgatcggcggtttcaaaatggccgcccgctgttttttgggatggattcctcgcttaagaggcaccagaaatggctgcgctatggagaatcttcgcagaactgtgagttttaagcccataggaatgcattaatcgcgttttaatgcatttctatgggctttttaaaatcacatagcgacgttttcattctgcagcaatttttgcagaacgaattaacgttgctatgcgaggcaccactgtacttgagatACAGGTATGTACCAGTTgtgtttcactttttaaataggGAGTATTAGATGTATCTGATGAGGCTTTTCTGATACTCCTGTTTTGACATTTTAATACTGAAATGGAAGGCTATGGATCACTCATTACATAGTGTACAAAGGGGATCCTTATGCCAGCAAGCTTACTAGTTGGTATGAACCATTTCTGATGAAATTCAGCTGTTCTCTATATTCTACATTTTTTGAGTGCTAATAACTGCTATTAGCCTCTTGTACAAGCCTCTAGGCTGAATATCTTTGTTTGTCTTAGAATCTTCAGATGAGAGTGGATTTGCCAACACCTCAATAAGAAACCAGCTTCCACAATCTATGAAAATAATGCATGAGATCATGTATAAGTTGGAGGTTTTGTATGTTCTCTGTGTGCTTTTAATGGGAAGACAAAGGAATCAGGTGAGAAAGAAAGTTCCAATTGCCCAGTGAACTGAACAAGCATCCTCTCTAAATAAGTGTTCATGTTAAAAGTTTAAATTTCTATGATTGCAGTTCTGAGCTACTAAAAGGAGAACTCTCTCCTTCACTGGGATAAAAGACAAGTGTAGCTTTTTCCTTGGTGTTATTTTCATAATGGTGAAAACTGTTTCGTTGTTTGGTGCAATAAGAACTTGGCACACCATTCAAGCCACATGTTTAGTAAATTAAAAAGGTGTATAAAGTAGAAGATAGCTCATATCCCCCTCCTCTTACAAATACCACCAAGCTAAGTTTTTGACAAATTAGTGCTATACCATATGCCGTTTTTAGCATGAGAACCCTTTGCGATCAACAAAGGTACATGAGAAAACCGTATTAAAATTTGGACAGTCCTGAACAAAAAGTCACTAGAAGATACTCTTTAGAAAGCATCCCACAGACACTCTACAGAAACAAAGATTGTGTAATTCCCATTTGTCTTAGTGGTGTTTGCAGAAGAGAAATCTCTAATGGCTATTGTTCCAGACTGAAAtacatattactgtattttcctaaaaatgctattttttgtattttaatttctattgatattttctgatttttagatttattgttttaaaaaagatagcCGCAAGTACAATTCCTTCATAAAACGATTGAACTACAGGGTGTTTCATAACTGGTTAAATTTAAACCTAATCAGTTCAAATAGAAAGATATTTTTATGTTCAAGGTATTTCATCGTATGGAATGCTGAAGGAGAAATGTCAAAAGGATAACTTACCAAATGTTGCCCTTGCTGTAaatggaagaaaagcaaatgtATCTTAAGTGATTAACTGGTTtgaataaaaaatattatttctacATTTAGATATACATATTTGCTTTATTCTAGTGACTGAAGACAAGGGTGTACATTGATGGAAGTATGTTTCTTGTCTAGGTTCACAAAATGATTGCAGAATTCAGATTGATCCCTGGCCTTAATAATTTGTTTGATAAATTGATCTGGCGGAAACATTCTGCTTCACCTCTTGTTCTACATGGACATAACCAGAACTGTGACTGTAGCCCGGTGAGTACTGGGTTTATGTCATTGGTATAACGCAGAGATCCGTCAGCCTTAGCCATATGGGCTCATCTGAAATTTAGAGAACATTCCAAGGGCATAATTAACAAATGGGTGACGTGGCATTATCAGGATGGCAAGAGGATGGTCAGATTTTATAAACCAAAAACACATCTTCATGAATTGGTTTTCACAAAAGTAAAACACCTGTCTCTGCCAAACTATCATTAAATTCAAGTTGAAGCTGGTTGCTCTAAACTACAAACTAAAAGCTACAGATCTGGTGTTTGTCGGCTCCACCAAGGCATGACAATGTGAGCCAAAATGCTATTTATTTTTCTGCATAAAGCAATTGCTTGTCATGTATATATTTGTCTTTTATAATCTTTTGCACAAGTGGGTATTCATTATCCTTTTTGATGCATACAAGTCCCATTGCCTCCAATGGGGCAATCTTTAGTTTATGAAATTGCAAGCTAGAACAGTCACAGAGTGCTCTACACTTGCTTGCAGGATTTGACTTGTCATCTAAAATACAAATTATTGCCAACAAAATCACAGTCAGATTACAGAAAATATCTGTGTGCATGAGAGTGTTCTATGATATCCAGGTAGTTTTAGAAAGATCCCTTGTGAAAATTATGAGATCCAGGTTTTGAAGGAGGAGGAGTTGTAGAAAGTGTGCCATCTCCTCAAATAAAGGAACCTATAACTGAAAGATCAAGAGAGGGAACAGAAGGGGTCATTGATAATGTTAATGAGGAAATAGGAATGAAGACAGAGATTTGTTTGGtcgaagaaggaaagggaaaggaaggggaggagttaaTGTGGACAGTCTGAGAGCAGCAtaagaagggaaaggaggaggtgaGAACCTTTAGAATTCTGAAGGAAGgcatgaaggaaggaagagagagtatAAGAGAGCATGCAACCTCCTTCAAGATTTCCCTGATTTGTAAGTGGGAGGACTGTTGCCGGACCCGATCACGAATAAAGACAGAGCAACCGTGACCAAGACTacagaatggacagtggtagtGTTCCCAAGGGTACAGGGTCACTTGAGGAGGGCAATTCGTCCCAACGCGTCTTTCAACAAGCCACCGCTCGAGGGGGACTGGGCACGCCACCCATGTTGTGGCACGATATGTGTGGTGAGGAGCGCACCATTAAGGAAACCCACAGACAGGGAGCGTTTTGGCCCAGCTCCACAATAAAACAGGACAGTTCGTTTATGGATATGTTACGTAGTTTATATGAGCAGTTGCCTAAGTTAAGCTATTTTGAGCCTACAGAAGTTGTGATTGACTCTCCAAATGTTAAGTTTAATAAATCTattgaagttcaaaatgaagcctCCTGGTTATGCCCCACTCAAAAACAAGAGCTGCCCCTGCCTTACCCTACACCTGATCATACAGTGGTACTGGCAAATGTGTGtgatggggattttttttgtctAAGCAGTGTATAGGGACAGATATCATCCTtaagtttacagtggtgccttgcttagcgatcactccgttgagcgacgaaatcgcttagcaatggggttttggccatcgcaagagtgatcgcttagcgatggtccctatgggggaaaatcgctttgccatgatcgcttccccgtgatcatggcaaagcgacccttcttaaacagctgattggtggtttcaaaatggccgccagaaaaacaaaatggccacgcgctgtgtgtccttgctttagaggcaccgaaaatggccacccctatggaggatcttcgcataagattagttttgaagcccataggaatgcattaaacgcgttttaatgcatttctatgggtttttaaaaatcgcttagcgattaaatcgcttagcattgtttttcctggaacgaattaacgttgctaagcgaggcaccactgtatttgttttttgagACCTCCTATGTAAAACCTATATACTAGTGTCTTTCTGGAGTTTATGGAAATCAGAGTGAATGTATGAAAGGAGGTGCCTGCTTTCTGCTTCACGGTCTACCTCCAAGTTACTATACTAtcccttctgtgtgtgtgtacacacgcacacacacacacacacacacacaactagtGGCAGTTCTGTATCGGAGCCATTTGATTTTCATTATTCTCAGGCAACCATTTTAGAATTGCTAGAATGCACTGCCAGAGTCCTGCACACATTGATTGTAACTAACAGACACAGGATGTGTACCTTTAGATGGATATTAGGAGCTCAGGTGCACAATTCTGCTTTGAGATCAATAAAGCAAACTTGTCACACTAAATGCAATACATAGACTTGAAAGATTGTCTATAGCAGTTTGATTTTTCCACCAGGTTCTGACTAATGACATTCCGTAAAAGAAATTGTCCACCTTTTTCTTCTGTAGGATATTACCTTGAAAATCCAGTTTTTGAGACTGCTTCAGAGTTTTAGTGATCATCATGAGTAAGTATAGCAAATGTATTCCACtaacattttattttcatgtgtACCTGGGCTAAGTCAACATCAAAAGTTAACTTGTATATTTAGAATCAGCTTAAAAATAACACACAGTGTGTGCAGTAGCTTCTCTTGTTTCATGTTTACTTGTTACATTTCCAAAGAATGAGACTAATATGGCAATTTCCTTAGAAACTCGTAAAATTCAGCTCACTGAcatgcaacattccctctaagatGCGCACACACGTGCACAGAACTCCATTAGGGCTTTGCACAGGCAGCCAATTTGTTTCCTTCCTATTTCAGAGGAAGCCCTGCACTTTCTTCCACACAAAAATTTGAGGGGCTGTTGCTGACATGGCATTtgagatatatatttatttaaggcCTGTATAGTTTATTCATGTTTTTCCCCTGTAAGcctgaaatgtgtttttaataaatACAGGGAGAATGTCATGATTCTACTGTATCATCAAGAGACCTGCAAGCTGTATAGAAATACATGGGGAGCCTTGTTCTAAGCATGGAAAAATTACCTGGTTGCCCTACTGTACCTTTTCTGTGACAATTCAATTCTTCTTCCTTACCTCTGTCTTCAGCCCTGATCAAAATAAACCAAGGGCCAGAATATTTCAGAAGTGCATGTACTCTTTGGACATAGTAGTTGTCCAACATTCCTTTGGTATGCCTGACTTTTAAAGAGAACTGAGCTGCCTTGCCTAGTTCCAGCAGCAGGGAGAAGCAGACAATTCCCTTGGGTGCCAGCATTGGGGCATGGGATGTGTTAGAATTATATGGTTGTTATCCGTGACCCCACTGAAAAGCAGCTTCTACCAGAAGGCACTATGTACATAACAAAAACCTTCAACAAATTGCCCCAGATTAAACCTTCCTGTAAAACATTCCTTATCAAAATGTTCTGAGGGATAGTGATTGAATGTCCTTCCTCAGTCTGGAACTCTTTTCCACCATTTCTTTGTGCAGTGTATGCTACGATTGTCATACCTTAGTGGCTCCAAACCAAACATGTTGCAACACTATTTGTTGAATATCAGTGTCATTTTTACTCCAGGGGGTTCTTCCTATGAAGTTGAAGAGAACCTCTAGTAGTATTTGTAGGAAATGCATTATTACCAGTTGTATTTCTGGGAAGTGGATATAGacaatgttttaaagaagaaagattgtGTGCTCAGTACATCTGTTCTGATTTTTCTCTTAGGAACAAGTATTTGCTTTTGAACAGCCAAGAACTTAATGAACTGAGTGCAATCTCCCTCAAAGCGAATATTCCTGAGGTGGAAGCAGTTGTCAACACAGACAGGTAAAGAGAACTGTAGGCATGTCtatataaatacttttttttctcttggcaTACATTTTTTTCCATATCTATTTGTTGAAGCCCTATGAGCTCTTTATGTTGAGTTATTGCAAACATTAAAGACCTACACCATGTAAGTAACTCCAACTGTCAAAATGTATATCGGACTACCCGGTTGTCACTTTTGCTCCCTGATTGCTTGCAGTCCACCATAACTTGATTCCATTCCTAAAACTGATCCTTTCCTTTCAATGGAAACTAATTCTGTCTGGTAAGAtgcgtgtatgtatgtatgtgggggggggggggcttaaaaaaacaaaaataaacaccaAAGTAGTCTCCATTGCTgagacttaaaaaagaaaaacaaccaaaaattaaGCACACAGTAAGCTCTGTTGccggggctttaaaaaaaatacccaaaccaaaaataaacagcacagcaagccccgaaggctctggggctttaaaaaacaaaccaaccaaaaataaacaaaggagcaagcCCCATCACAAGGTGCTGGGGctacaaaaaaaatcaccaaaaaacaacaacaataaagcacagaaacataaactcccccagcccaaaatcatgctgcaaaacccaccagaacagttttttaaaagcagaaaacagcaccttaccttatcaggcagcctcctctgatctcacactctcttaactgctggggcgaaagagctataaagaagcagcctcgtcgccacctacagttagaaattttaatttcccacctttttcccctgcctttttctgttcgtaactggaagctctggctgcaagttgaagcaaaattttgtggttgGAGCtcgtcataactcgaaatggttgtatggacggttgtaagtcgaggcatcactgtataataTAATGGCTCTCTGGAGTAAGGTTTGCCAGTGATAATGCATCCCTATCAAAATATTTCTTACATCAAAAATGGGTCTTTGCAAATTGTTCAGACTTAGTACTAAAAAGCCCCTGCTTATGAATGAAGCTTGTGCAATGCTTTATTTTCTCTTACTTGAAACAAGGCTAGTAATTTGTGGAAGCAGTTTATTGACCTTTTTGGCAGCAGTAGTGTACACTCTCTTAATAAGTAGAAACAAGTTTTTACTTTCTCTCTTCAAGCAGTTTGAAAATGAGTAAGATATGTCGTTTTGGAGAATGAGGGAAAAATCCCCAACATCCTCAAGAGCCTTGATGTGGGGCTGATTCTTTTTTATTTGCCTCACCAAGAGTTCTTGCCTTGCTTTGTAAATTTCTAGTTGCTTTAAGTGGAATGATGAACCTGCTAacgttttctttgtattttagcCTCTGGGTCTTCTCTTTCTTCACTTTGTTGGGTTTGCCATGTACAAGTTACTTAGTAAACACGAACTGTAGTTGCCTGTTTTTGCAGTCTTCCTGCCTTTAGTATAATTTTGTACTGTGGAATCTTTTTGGAAGAGACAGTATTTTCATATTGGCTACAAAAAATAAAACCTGgtaaaacaatttttttgctgGGCTAGATTCTCTTATGAAATTGCAAATATTCAGATTATGTGGTTCTAAATATTGTGGAATATGATATTAACAGGCCATTTctctgcatgtttactcagaagtcagtCCTATTTTCATTGTGCTTATCCTGAGGTAAAATTACATAGAATAGTAGCCTTTGTTTATCTACAAAAAACAAGTGTATAAGGCTTTTAAATACACACAATAGGCATCTATAATTGCTCTCTCTTGGAAAGATATTTAGAAATTCAGTAGAAGACAAATGTACCAGTAGAGGGAGTTCAATAGCAGTATTATGGGGGATTACAGCAGATTCAAATTATAAGAGCAACTTGAGGTTTGGCTGTAGCGTTGTAAGAGCTCACATACTGTGCTTGTTTATTTCTGGGCACTACTGGGTGGTGTAGTAGGACTGGAGAAGAGTTGGCTAGACAGCTTCAGACTACAGTTGTCAATTTATTCATTGTAACATTTCCCCATATTTTAGAAGTTTAGTCTGTGATGGGAAAAGAGGCTTGCTAACGAGATTACTTCAGGTAATGAAGAAGGAGCCAGCAGAATCATCATTCAGGTGAGGTGTTTCCTTCCTATTTGAAAACATTCTTTCTAGGGGAACCTGATATTCAGGGCCCAGCAAtagaaaatgtttcattactcacCTGAAGACTTAAATTTTGTATAGTTTGGCCCCAAAATGGTGCAAATGAAGGTGAACAGTGCTCAGGAGCAGGAATCCCGTACTCAGTTTCACATCTTTCCTAACCTCAGCCTCAGTCTCCAAAGATATCTTTGTTGTCCAAAGTCTGCTTAATTGTCAAAGCCTTGCATTCAAAATAGTGATATATACTTGCAGGGAAGATCCACATATGCAGCCAGagctatgttttttcctccaGCATTTACCCCATTAAGCTATATGCTTAAACTGAAGATCagctttttttcttaaataaaggGAACTATTGCACTGAACCAGTATACTGGGGTGGACAGAATGTGGGCCTCCAAGATGCAGCTTCCAGCATTTCTGTCTTGGCTACCTCTGGTGGGAGTTTGATAGTCCAAGAACTATACTAAAGAATGATCGAAAGTGTATTTTGTTTCTTAACAAGCTGCTGTGTTTTTCACCCAGGTTTTGGCAAGCAAGGGCAGTTGAAAGTTTCTTACGAGGTGCTACTTCCTATGCAGATCAGATGTTCCTGCTAAAGAGAGGGCTCCTAGAGGTAgtgtaaatgttttttttttcccccagcaatgTTTCTGAAGTCCACATTAGCccactctaatgtgatttactactctagcaacaagattttggtcatTGAGTCATAATAATTTTGTGTTACAAATATAAGAAGTTAAAACTGTTTTGTTACCAATatataaaaagcaaaatgttaaGATTTGAATGCAAAACACAAGTTTGTGTTGGCTTTATATGTCACGTTCTTTCCTTTGCCAGCATATTCTCTACTGCATTGTTGACAGTGAGTGCAAGTCACGTGATGTGCTTCAGAGTTACTTTGATCTTTTAGGAGAACTCATGAAATTCAACATAGATGCTTTTAAGAGGTTCAATAAATACATCAATACAGATGAAAAGGTAAATCTAAAAACCAgtaatccaattttttttaaaatctcaacttCATGTTATATTGGATGTTGGACAAAACCTGACTTTTCCTACTttagtttcagatttttttaaatcagatcaACAGTTCACTGGTTGATTCCAACATGCTCGTTCGTTGTATTACTTTGTCTCTGGATCGATTTGAAAGCCAGTCAGATATTAAAGGTAATACTGTAATCACTTccgaggcaaaaaaaaaagtttacagtGTTTGGTCAGATATGTTTTCTGTGTGTATTTGCACAGCCATGAGACAGGTGGTAACTGCTAGAAATAGTCCTAAGAATTACTGGACACAGTTGTTGTCCATGGCCACCAAGTCTTATGCAGCTATACAAAAAAGATTGGTTTTTCAAATTTGTGTAAATGCTGTATTTATACATGGTTTACCAGTGCCATGTTTGCCTTAGATTGGCAAGGAGCTTTTAATGAGGCAGTCCAAAGAGGGAGCACTAAACTTCagcttttcctcccctctttcttaaaaaattgttttcttcccATTGCTCACAGTAGGAAGGAAACAGAACAGTTCCTGGTATGTGTCAGCAAGAGCCTCCTCAGATCTGCCCACACCACAGTCCTGGTCTGTCTATATTTTATCTTTCCTAATGTCAGAACTCTGATGTCAGGGAAGCAAAAGCCGTGGGCCTCACTGGAAATTTTTTGGCATCTATTATGTGATGAAGTCTTGTGTGGATTGGCCATAAGAAACAAATGTAATTCTTAGTATCCATTCACCTTGAATGTTGCTGATTGCCCTGTGAAGGGTATTTGCTGAAGATTAGGAAGCAATTGGAATAATATCTGTGTTGTTAATGGAAGCAATCCTGACAATTCCCTTCCTGCTTTTAAGTATGATCCTCTGATTTTCTTGGTTCAGCTCTTTATCAGCTAACAAATAGCTTATCTCCTGTAGTTGCAGAAGTCTTGTCGGACTGCCGTCTGCTATCATACATGTCTCAGATGTCTGTGAGGATGTCCTTCCTTTTCCGACTCATTAATATTATTCATGTACAGACACTCACACAGGTAAAGAATCATACTCAGGGTCCATAATTTATAAATTATGTATAGATCCTAATACTTAATTTGGCATTTACCTTGAAATTGATACTTTTTGAACTTTTGAATCCAAAACATGCTCTGGGAATGTCTGATCACCACAGTATTTTTTCTTGAttaatgttttccttctttttacttTTGTAGGAAAATGTAAGTTGTCT
This sequence is a window from Pogona vitticeps strain Pit_001003342236 chromosome 4, PviZW2.1, whole genome shotgun sequence. Protein-coding genes within it:
- the TRPC4AP gene encoding short transient receptor potential channel 4-associated protein isoform X1 produces the protein MAAAAAAGGAAAAAEAASLPTAAGAAGPVPDGPGRCGARRGTVNILARLRQAQLCGRGLTRGPQIPEALLKERDKQAKWNGIPLLLQKLYENSHPNSDFSQCQSILKEISPLLSMEAMAFVTEERKPAQESTFPNTYTFDLFGGVDLLVEILMRPTLITQKKNQKISDDLIKDCLSILYNTCICTEGVTKRLAERNDFVLFLFTLMTNKKTFLQTATLIEDILGMKKEMIQLEDIPNLSSLVSSFDQQQLANFCRILAVTISELDTGSDDKHTLLAKNAQQKKNLGPSRAEINQATLLNIPGFIERLCKLATRKVSETTGTSSFLQELEEWYTWLDNALVLDALMRVADEETEQSSTESSDESGFANTSIRNQLPQSMKIMHEIMYKLEVLYVLCVLLMGRQRNQVHKMIAEFRLIPGLNNLFDKLIWRKHSASPLVLHGHNQNCDCSPDITLKIQFLRLLQSFSDHHENKYLLLNSQELNELSAISLKANIPEVEAVVNTDRSLVCDGKRGLLTRLLQVMKKEPAESSFRFWQARAVESFLRGATSYADQMFLLKRGLLEHILYCIVDSECKSRDVLQSYFDLLGELMKFNIDAFKRFNKYINTDEKFQIFLNQINSSLVDSNMLVRCITLSLDRFESQSDIKVAEVLSDCRLLSYMSQMSVRMSFLFRLINIIHVQTLTQENVSCLNTSLVILMLARRKDKLPFYLHTLQEMEYTKKYPGFILNNFHSLLRFWQQHYLNKDKDSTCLENSSCISFSYWKETVSILLSPDRTSPCAIISYIDEAYMDIDREFTEE
- the TRPC4AP gene encoding short transient receptor potential channel 4-associated protein isoform X2 codes for the protein MRPTLITQKKNQKISDDLIKDCLSILYNTCICTEGVTKRLAERNDFVLFLFTLMTNKKTFLQTATLIEDILGMKKEMIQLEDIPNLSSLVSSFDQQQLANFCRILAVTISELDTGSDDKHTLLAKNAQQKKNLGPSRAEINQATLLNIPGFIERLCKLATRKVSETTGTSSFLQELEEWYTWLDNALVLDALMRVADEETEQSSTESSDESGFANTSIRNQLPQSMKIMHEIMYKLEVLYVLCVLLMGRQRNQVHKMIAEFRLIPGLNNLFDKLIWRKHSASPLVLHGHNQNCDCSPDITLKIQFLRLLQSFSDHHENKYLLLNSQELNELSAISLKANIPEVEAVVNTDRSLVCDGKRGLLTRLLQVMKKEPAESSFRFWQARAVESFLRGATSYADQMFLLKRGLLEHILYCIVDSECKSRDVLQSYFDLLGELMKFNIDAFKRFNKYINTDEKFQIFLNQINSSLVDSNMLVRCITLSLDRFESQSDIKVAEVLSDCRLLSYMSQMSVRMSFLFRLINIIHVQTLTQENVSCLNTSLVILMLARRKDKLPFYLHTLQEMEYTKKYPGFILNNFHSLLRFWQQHYLNKDKDSTCLENSSCISFSYWKETVSILLSPDRTSPCAIISYIDEAYMDIDREFTEE